The sequence aacaatattacaacgaaaatcgtagcagtaaatatgaataacaaaacggGGAAAAAACGATCGTACATAGGTATTTGttctgggagaaaataaaatataatgaactgcagTGTGAGGGCAACAATAATAAGCATTAGATAAATCaacaatagcagaaaaatataaaaattacaatatggttaaggaaggggaatgaggtgtgaggtgtgggtgtgtgtcacttagggtagatctcagtgtgtgacttcgtttgttgtgttgaaaaaacaatggttgacagcgagaagttaAATAGTATAGAGTTAGTAGTGTATACTCGTAACTGGCGTGTACTTggatttgaaagaaggcaactcgtatgtaagaTGTGGGTGGGAATAGGGAGGGCtgtagttaatctggcactaataggcacccttacttttaatagtagctaggaagtattggtggtgctgagtagaatggcggctccatggttgtgctgacgaggattcgtgaagacttggcgaggtagatGAGCCGGAATGGCAAGTGTCGGCGTAGAGTGTGGGtacatatcgtcagcgacttggtcaggagggtagcacagacgtgaatggtcagcacgaagtagtagggtAGACATGGTGTGGGTAGGCGCGCTCCAAGAAGACTTGGTAGGgatggctgggcgttaaaagagacgaggaggaactttgacaggagtagcttgtgggcagatagcgtggatcggcaacaggcgtcggcgaggagcgtggtggtaggtgaattgATGTCGACGTTGTGAGGGTCTTGatcaccgctgtcaccagatgtaagcgtaagagagatggtcttgggcattcaatgaaaggggtcttataGCTTGCTGGTTTAATggtgaagatagatatgagacccccaagagaacCCGTGTCTCCGGGTGAAGGACGAGGTCATGGAGcttgaccctgtgtggcttggcctgtctgccgtgtctctctcctttcgtcttacgcacgtggcCTTTTATACGGCGGTTcctttcgagggcggatgtttattcctgtgcaatAAGAAAAAGCCGGGTGACATCTGCGTCCCGCCTAttgagaagggcagctgcttggacggaggtctGAAGTGTAGCATCCAGTCTTGCTACGGATTGTtgacagagcgagagatagagagagagagagagagagagagagagagagagagagaaagagagagaatgagagagagagagagagagagagagagagagagagagaaggagatagagagagagcgagagagagagagagagagagagagagagagagagggggaaatatagagaaagatatatgtgtatacatatatacatataggtatatacatatatatatatatatatacatatatatatatatgtgtgtgtgtgtgtgtgtgtgtgcttgtgtgtgtatgtgtgtgtgtgtgcttgtgtgtgtatttgtgtgtgtgtgtgtgtgtgtgtgtgtgtgtgtgtgtgtgtgtgtgtttgtgtatatgtatgtgtatgtgtttgtgtttgtatgtatgtacatgtgtcatatatatatgtatatatatatcatatatgtatatatatgtatatatatcatatatgtatatatatgtatatatatgtatatatatatcatatatgtatatatatgtatatatatgtatatatatgtatatatatgtaagatatatatgaatatttatacagatatatataaatatattcatgcttacatacatacatatatatgtatattacatacatatatattatatacacacacatatatatatatatatatatatatatatatatatatacagacacacatgtatatatttatttaaacacacaaagacgcatatatacacatataaatgtgtatttacatatttatacatatacatatatgtacacacacacatacacacacatataaacacacacacacacacacacacacatatatacacacaaatgcatacgtacctgaataaatatataaatatatatatatacatatatacatatatatatatatatatatatatatatatatatatgcatatatatacaaatgtttatttgtttatttatatttgaatatatatatgtgcatatataaatatatatatatatatatatatatatatatatatgcttatatatatatgcatatatatatatatatatatatatatatatcactacatatatatatatatatatatatatatataattacacacacacacacagacacacacacacacacacacacacacacatatatatatatatatatatatatatatatatatatatatatatatataattgcacacacacacacagacacacacacacacacacacacacacacacacacatatatatatatatatatatatatatatatatatatatatatatacacacatccacgtatgtatatatgaatatatttatataatatatatatatatgtacatatgtatatatataaatacatatatgcatatatatgtacatatatatgtttgcttatatatatacatgtgtgtatatgtatatatatgtttatatatatatgtatacatattcatatatatgtatgtatcttatatatacttatatacatatatatatatacacacatatttatatatatgtgtatctatatatatttatatatatatgcatgtatatgtaaatatatatatatatgaatatatacatacacgtatatgtatatatattaatatatactaatgtatatatactaatatatatatatacatacatatatatatatatatatatgtatatacatatgtatgcatgtatgtatgtatatatacacatatatgcacatatatatgtatatatatatatatgtttgtttatatatttacatgtgtatatatatatatgtatatatgtatttatatctatatgtgtatatatttatttaaaagagagaggaaggtagagagaaagatgtatgtatatatatatatatatatatatatatatatatatatacatacatatatacatatatatatatcatatatatatatatatagtatatttacatatatgtatgcatatatataaacataaatatgaatatatatacatgcttacatacatatatatatatatatatatatatatatctatattatatttatgtatatgtatacatatatacatacacacaatatatacatttatctatacacacacattcatatatgtatatatgtatatatacacacgtgcacacatacttacacacacacacacatatatatacatatacatacacggatatatatatatatatatatatgtatttttacatatatgtatatatatatgtatatgaacatatatatttagatatcaaGATatgatacattttaatatatatcattatgtatgttttttttctggaacAAGAGACGTAGTGATATACTAAGAGTGTATGAAGGTCAAACTGAACATTTTCACATAAGATATGCATTAAACATATATTCTGTTAAAAAACTCTCAAATCTTCCTATATCTGCTCAAAAATCAAGTGCAAGATAAGCTTAGAAAGACAACAATGCTGAGTATATAATCAGCGGCAATGCAACAGAGCCTCAGCAGCACCTCAATCATGGTCGCCAGAGtcgctctcctcctcgccttcgtCGCCGTCGCCGTGAGTATTTATCTTACGCCACTCCTTCAAAATTCCGTTTGATTTTAATTGACTAGCTCTGCAAAACCCCCTAAAGTCTATCCCACACCTTCCTCTGACCCGATCTTCCCCGGCAGAGCGGAAACCCCGCCGCGGGGAAGCCATGGCACTGGAAGTCCCCGAAGCCCCTCGTCGACGCCCGCGGACCCGCACCCAATGGTCAGTAGTCCTCTTGCGCTCCTGTAACCTGTGTAAATATAAGAAATCTTCAAAGCAGTTTTAATGCACCTGCCATCACTTTTATTTGCAAATCAAACACGCATTCTAGGTGGCAGCAGAATCGTGGGCGGCACTGAGGCCGTTCCTCACTCGTGGCCCCACCAGGTGGCTCTCTTCATCGACGACATGTACTTCTGCGGCGGTTCCCTCATCTCCAGCGAGTGGGTCCTCACGGCCGCTCACTGCATGGACGGGTGAGTCAGTATTCATAATACTGCTGACATCACTGCATTTATTTGTTTCACCGAATTTCATATAATGTGATTCCCTTCCGTGTCCTACGCTTTTAGTGCCGGCTTCGTCGAGGTAGTGCTGGGCGCCCACAACATTCGCGAGAACGAAGCCAGCCAGGTCTCCATTATCTCCACCGACTTCTTCACTCACGAGAACTGGAACTCTTGGCTCCTCTCCAACGACCTTGCTCTCATCAGGCTGCCCAGCGCCGTTGGGCTCAATGGTATGTATGCTAGAATAGACCTATATATGCTATGTCCGCTGtgcttttttgtttattgattagcTTTACAGATAGCCGGCACAAGTGTTtaaccaccaaggagtcaatcactAGTTCTACCTAACTCACTTGCTTAtcgttttccttgatttttgcaaagattttgttttattattaagtgCTATCAGTAatgttaacataattataatcataatgtcaacatcaacaataacaatatcaatattacaagCATTTGTGAAGCCATTCCTGTGCAGACAAAGTTCACAAAAGAAGATAGTAAACAGTGTGATTATCCAGCACCATAAATTAACTCTATTGTCACCGTCACCTAAAGAGATTAAGTGTCAATGGAACGTTACAGATAACATTTCCACCGTCAAGCTGCCTTCCTCCGACGTGGCCGTGGGAACCACCGTCACCCCCACAGGATGGGGCCGCCCCTCTGACAGTAAGTGCATCACTCCCTTCTTCATTACCTACTCTGTCACCAAGTTCTATCTGGACATGACTCATTATCCGCTTTACCTGACCAATTCCTAAAATATTTGCTGATCTACATTGAGCGTGAACCTCTTTGCTCAGGCGCTGGTGGTATCTCCGACGTCCTTCGTCAGGTGGACGTCCCCATCATGACCAACTCCGATTGTGACGCCGTGTACGGCATCGTCGGCAACGGCGTCGTCTGCATTGATTCCGTAGGCGGCAAGGGAACTTGCAACGTAAGTGTTCATATAATGCCTCTCTTTTCTTCGTGCAACATAACCTTAGCAACTGCATATAACATGAATGAAACATGCATGAAATGGATTCCTACATTTCTGTCCAGGGTGACTCTGGCGGCCCCCTCAACCTGAACGGCATGACCTACGGCATCACCTCCTTCGGTTCCTCCGCCGGATGTGAGGCTGGCTACCCCGACGCCTTCACCCGCGTCCACTACTACCTGGACTGGATCGAACAGAAGACCGGCGTCACTCCCTGAACAGGCCTTCTTTAACATTGCTGCGAACAGGGTCTCTCCTGACTTAGGTGCTTTATGGGTTATTCAAGATCTGCTTCTGTGTGATTCATATAGGTAATCTAATAAACAAAGCTGAAGttgattatgaattttattatcagAGAATATTTCATCCAGCAATATCCGCATTAGCGTTGGACTCtgagccacacatacacacacacggaatgatcagccgtggcatctcaAACAAAGCTCCTCCAAAGAGAAACCATGCCTATCTTTAGATCTTTACCCAAATGATCACTTCTTTCCATGTGTCCTAAAGTACTTCAATTTACGTCTGTCGATGGTGTTCAACATTCTCTCACGAATGTCTATAATATCCAAATATTTGTCCTGTGATCGTTCCAGCTAACACGATGCAAACGTCTATAGCAGCACAATTCAaacgtttccatttttttttctaccattcctCTTCATAGCCCAACATCATTGATTTcgtaatgtgatatatatgtctttctagaTATTCGTTAATGAGGCAACAGCATTTCTTGCGATAGTAAGTCTCCTTCTTATTACTTCCGAATCATCATAGTTGTTTGTGATAATTGCTGCTAGGTAATTGAATTCATCGACAGTTTCTACATCTTCATCACTGATTATAAGATTATGCTGTGTTTGATTTTGCTCACATTTATGACAATCCTACTGCTTCACTTTTCTTGAATACTGAACTGACTAAATCTTGGAGTTCTGGAATAGATCCAGCAGGCAGAACAGCATCTGCATATCTTAGGTTTGACAAATTTCTGCCTATTTTGATAATACTTTCAGAATTCTTTGTTGTCTCTCTCATAATTTTATCTGCGTAGATATTGAATAAATGCGGTGAAAGAATACAACATTGCTTAACTCCTTTAATGTTTTTAAATCAAGTTGATAATGTatagtggattttttttcttacatgttATTCCAGAGTATGTCATGAATAACTGTGTCAAAAGCGTAGTGTAGATTCTTAATTTattctctatgtttgtctatgAGCATCTTTAGATTAAGAATTTGGTCTCTTGTACCTCTTCCAGGACGAAACCTAGCTTGTTCTTCTGCCGTTTCATCATCTGATCTTGATCCTGGGTATAGGAATAAAGGTTGATGTAACATATTCATTCTGCTTCCATATTGCAGTACATAGTGTATGAAACAAGTCAATAACACTTTCATCACCCCTTTTTACCAGTTCGGCAGGCGTCATCAAAACCTGGGTTTTTCATCTTTTAACTCTTGAATTGTTTTCTAGACTTCAGCGATGCTTTGCTCTcactgctcaaaaaaaaaaaaaaaaaaaaaaaaaaaaaaaaaaaaaaatcacagtaagATCTCCATTCATCTTTGATCTTTTTGCCTTCACTTGGGATTTATTTTCACCTTTTACTGTGTCAGTTTTTGGTCTGAATTTTTGTCAGGTTCTCAATTCCTTGACACAGATCTTTAGTTGAATTGTTTACAAAATTTGACACTATGCGTTGGCAATGatcatttatttgcttttctttgtcttttcttaactttttttaaactatgtgtatatatatatatgtgtgtatatatatatatttatatgtgtgtgtgtatatcatgtatatatatatatatatatatatatacacataatatatgtatatacacacatatgtatatatatacatataaatatgtcccGTGAGAGttcctgtttgttttgtttttttatttagtgaaaagtaaaacatattaaaaaataaaagtattagtTTATCTGATTGAACTCTAATACAGTAGAGCCTCGCATTTAATGTCTGGCACTGAAAAAATATTGCCAAATGCAAACAAAATGGGCGCGGGGTCTAATCGGTCCAAATGACAGTAGAGTCTTCACGAAATTTTATTAGCTACGATGTTATGAAATCAAGGAGAGTCAATGAAAACTTTGTTATAATGATCTTTTCTTCCATTATCGCCGACAGctctccatataaatatatacatacatatatatctatatctatatatatctctttatatatatgtatgaatacacacacacacatatacatatatatatacatatatgtgtgtgtgtgtgtgtgtggtagaaaaacccacaatgcaaaatctagatttaatgaaagtgagactacagtttcgtaatccacttggattccatcttcaggtctgaagaggaaaggataaggataagtcagatatgcgaaggtAAGCCTctcccgggctatgcccatgaggggagcccggcctgtgtcgacgaaTGACGACTCGCTAGCGTGTGTCAGCcgctgctgactcggctgagcttaggccttacccgccgtggtgcccagccacagcagtaacctccaggcgacaattgcaacttctcgcgcctgggcggggcgcgaaccgtcgacccctcggatgagaggccagcAGGTCGGCCTCTCatctgtggctgggcaccacggcgggtaaagactaagccaagtcagcaccagctaaaacacgttagcgagtcgacattagtcgacacaggccgggctcccctgattggcatagcccgggcgaagctcagcttcgcatatcggacataTCCTTATCCTTGcctcttagcctccgggctagtacagtggtaacgtgtcggcctctcatccgaggggtcagcggttcgcgccccgcccaggcgcgagaagttgcaattgtcgcctggaggttactgctgtggctgggcaccacggcgggaaggcctaagctcagccgagtcagcagcgGCTGACACAcgctagcgagtcggcattagtcgacacaggccgggctcccctcatgggcatagcccgggagaggctcagcttcgcatatctgacttatccttatcctttcctcttcagacctgaagatggaatccaagtggatttcgtAACTGtggtctcactttcagtaaatctagtttttgcattgtgtttttttctaccatattatcaacacgctAGAGTGTTTaaccattcacacatatatatatatatatatatatatatatatatgtatatattatatattatatttatatctatatatctatatatacacacacgcattcatatatgtgtatatatatgtatatttaaatgtatgtatacacacatataaacacggatatacagacacacacacacacacatatatattcatatacaaacacacgcacatatatatagagagagggggagtgagagagagagagaaagagatatgaatatacatatatacatattaaaacacataaatatgtatatgtatatttatatacatatctatatctttatctatataaatagattgacatatatatctatatatatatatatatatatatatatatatatgtgtgtgtgtgtatatcaacgtacatatatatatctatttctcacacacacacacatatagatatatacatacatatacatgtatatatatatacatgtatatgtgtgtgtaaatgaatatatatatatatatatatatatatatatatatgtatgtatatgtaaatatatatgtatttatattcatatacaaacatacatacacatatgtatatatacatatatatctatacatacatatatatttatatacatacatgtgtgtatgtgtgtgtgtttgcgtatgtgtatgtgtttgtgtttgtgtttatgtgtatgtacatatgtcatatatataaatatatatatacatacacatatatatatataaacatatatatatgcgatatgtatatatacatgtataaaatagataaatatatacatgcttacatacatgcatatataactatgttatatatatatacacattatatatgtacacacacaatatctatatatttatatattccacacaatgtgtatatttatatataccagacaatatgtatgtttatacacacacacatttacatatatgtatacacacacacatgctcacatatcTATacccgcacactcacacacacatttataagtatgcgggtaaatatatatatatatatatatatatatatatatatatatatatacatgtatataaacatatatttagatatagagatatatttgaatatatatatccttatgtgTATATCTTTTTACACGTTTACACGTAAACGGGACGTAGTTATGTACTGAGAGTATGAAGGTCAAATTGAAAATGCATTTATCATATAttctgataaaaaataaacaattaggtGCAAGATAAGCTTTGAAAGATAGCAATGCTGAGTATATAATCAGCGGCAATGCAACAGAGCCTCAGCAGCACCTCAATCATGGTCGCCAGAGtcgctctcctcctcgccttcgtCGCCGTCGCCGTGAGTATTTGTGTTACGCCACTCCTTCAAAATTCCGTTTGATCTTAATTGACTAGCTCTGCAATACCACCTAATGTCTATCCCACACCTTCCTCTGACCCGATCTTTCCCGGCAGAGCGGAAACCCCGCCGCGGGGAAGCCATGGCACTGGAAGTCCCCGAAGCCCCTCGTCGACGCCCGCGGACCCGCACCCAATGGTCAGTAGTCCTCTTGCGCTCCTGTAAGCTGTGTGAAAATAAATCTTCAAAGTAGT is a genomic window of Penaeus chinensis breed Huanghai No. 1 chromosome 23, ASM1920278v2, whole genome shotgun sequence containing:
- the LOC125037325 gene encoding chymotrypsin BII-like, translating into MQQSLSSTSIMVARVALLLAFVAVASGNPAAGKPWHWKSPKPLVDARGPAPNGGSRIVGGTEAVPHSWPHQVALFIDDMYFCGGSLISSEWVLTAAHCMDGAGFVEVVLGAHNIRENEASQVSIISTDFFTHENWNSWLLSNDLALIRLPSAVGLNDNISTVKLPSSDVAVGTTVTPTGWGRPSDSAGGISDVLRQVDVPIMTNSDCDAVYGIVGNGVVCIDSVGGKGTCNGDSGGPLNLNGMTYGITSFGSSAGCEAGYPDAFTRVHYYLDWIEQKTGVTP